The sequence below is a genomic window from Anaerocolumna chitinilytica.
CAGTGTATGCACCTGGAACTCAGCACATGCACCCTGTACCATTGCAGCTTTAAATGCAGGCAAACATGTACTCTGTGAAAAGCCTATGTCTGTATCTCAAGAAGATGCACAGGCCATGAAAGAGGCAGCCGAAAAAAACTCCAAATTGCTGATGATTGGATTTGTCAGACGTTATGGAAATGACTGCGGTATATTAAAGGAATTTATTGAATCCGATTATTTCGGTGAGATCTATTATGCAAAAGCAACTTATCTGAGGCGGAATGGGAATCCAGGAGGCTGGTTCGGTGATAAGTCACGTTCAGGAGGAGGTCCGTTAATAGATTTGGGAGTCCATGTAATTGATCTTGTTCGATTTTTAATGGGTAATCCGAAACCTGTTTCCGTATATGGCACCACCTTTAAGAAGCTGGATGACAGAAGAAACATTAAAGGAAAGAAGCAGTATATTGCCTCAAGAACTACCAATAATGATATATGTGATGTGGAGGATTTAGCAAGTGCTATGATACGCTTTGATAATGGTGCGGTCCTTTCCATTGAAGCAAGCTTTAGTTTGAATATCAAGAAAGATGAAGGAAAAATAGAGCTTTTCGGTACAAAGGGTGGAGCCAAACTGGATCCGGAACTGGAACTTTACACGGAGGTCAACGATTACCTGGCCGATGTTAAATTAGATGCACAGACCTCATTAAGTTTCGACGGCTTGTTTGCCAAGGAAATTGATCACTTTGTATCTTGTATCACCGATCAGATACCCTGTAAATCACCTGCTCAGGATGGCATTGAAATCATGGCGATATTGGACGCAATTTATAAATCCGCCGCAACAGGTCATGAAGTGATTTTATAAGGGGTTTATTTTAATACTTTTTATTGGAAAGGTTTAAATTTATGAAAATATCAGCCAGTACATATAGCTTTGGAAACATGTTATATTCGGGTGAAATCAGTCAGCTTGACTGCATCCGAAAAGCAAAGGACATTGGTTTTGATGCGATAGAATTTGTAGATATACTTGCACCGGAGGGTACCTCAAAGGAAGAGTATGCCAAAAGATTATCAGATGAATGTAAGCATCTTAACATGCCTGTGTCCAGTTTTACCTTTGGTGCCGATTTGTTAAATGGAAGCGAAGGCAATATTCATCATGAAATTGAGCGAGTGAAGAAAATGGTGGATATCGCGGTTATTCTGGGAGCCAAGGTTATCCGGCATGATGCTACCACCGGCGACGGCAGATCCTTTGATTCCATATTACCGTTTCTGGCTGATACCTGCCACGAAATTACAATATATGCGGCCTCCAAAGGGGTACGAACTACCGTAGAAAATCACGGGTTTTTCTGTCAGGATAGTGACAGGATGGAAAAATTATATAATGCCGTTAATCATGAGAATTTCGGACTGCTTCTTGATATGGGTAACTTTTTATGTGCTGATGAAGCACCTGAAAAGGCCTTTGGAAGGCTTGCACCTTATGCCTTTTATGCACATGCGAAGGATTTTCATATGAAATCCGCAATGCTGCCCGATCCCGGTGAGGGATTTTTTAAAACAAGAAGCGGTAATTATCTAAGAGGAGCCATTGTTGGCCATGGGGATGTTCCGGTCCTTCACTGTATCAAAGCTCTAAAGAATGCAAGATATGATGGTTACATTTCCATTGAATTTGAGGGAATGGAAGAAAATATGAAAGCTCTCACAATCGGAATGAACAATTTAAGACGTTATATAAAAGAAGCATAAAATAAACAATACTATCACTGCGTAAGATAGAGCCGGAAAAGAATTCTTTTTCGGCTCTATTATATTGCAGCACCTGTGTTTTATCAGGCTGGATAAGTTAATGTACTTTTGGGTTCATAAATACAGTAAAAAAATTAAGATAGGGTATTGACATCAACAGTACTGCGTGTTACTATATAGTGGTAGTAAGTAATGCAGAATATCAGTAATACTAAATAGCAGTAATAAGTAATACCAGATACAGTAAAACTAGAGAGTAAAGAGGTGAAGAAATTGGAAAATATAACAGAGATGTTAAAAGGGGTACTGGAAGGCTGTGTCCTGGAAATTATAAGCCATGAGGAAACATACGGTTATGAGATTACTCGCCGCTTGAATGCTCTCGGTTTTTCGGATGTTGTGGATGGAACGGTTTATACCATTTTGGTGAGACTTGAGAAGAATAAACTTGTTAATATAGAAAAAAAACCATCCGATATGGGACCTCCGAGAAAGTTTTTTACATTAAACGATGAAGGCCGTGCAGAGCTGCAGAACTTTTGGGATAGATGGGAATTTGTAGCCTCGAGAATTAATGAGTTAAAGGAGAAAAAAGAATGAATTTTTGGGAGAAAATCACAGGAAGTGACATGAAGAAAGAGTTCAAAGAATTGGAAGCGCGAGTAAAGGAGCTGCCAGTTGATTATCAAACAGCATGGGATAAGATTAATGTCAATCTCTGGTCATACTCAGATTTTACCGGACGTAATCTCATGCCGATTCTGGATGGTGTACTTGGACTGCTTGAAGAAACAGCCGCAGAGGGGCAGAGTGTCCAAGAGGCATTAGGTGATGATATTAAAGGCTTCTGTTTCGCATTAGTCGATAAAGAAGGAGCAAAGTCTTATCGTGATAAGTGGCGTGAGCAGCTAAATAACAATGTCGCAAAAAAATTAGGTAGATAGTAGGAGAATAGGAGCTTCGTAAGTTAAGCTCCGGAATTGTATGGAGGATTATATGAGTATTCAGGATATCATTGAAGGTAAAAAAGAGTGGAGAGCTCACATGGCACGTGTCAAAGGGCTTCCGCAGGAGTATCAGATTGTATATAAGGAAATCCAAAAATATCTCTACAAAGTTGGTCCTGTGGAACTGACAGAAGGGACTGGGTTACTCTCAGGAATTGTCGATCTTTTTGAAGAAGGTGCGGCAATGAGGAAAGATGTACTGGAAGTGACAGGCAGTGATGTAGCGGCATTCTGTGACGATTTGATAAAGGATTCTAAAACTTATGCGGATATCTATCAGGAATCCGCAAACGAAGATGTTTATAAAGCAATCAAAAAATCATCGGATAAATAAAGAAAGTTGAGGGGGTTTTGTGGGTAAATACGATTGGATATTATGCCCGGTCTGCGGCAATAAAACAAGAGTCAAAATACGTGAGGATACAGTGCTTCAGAACTTCCCGCTGTTTTGTCCCAAGTGTAAACAGGAAACAATGATTAACGTAAAACAATTGAATATTTCAATTATCAAAGAGCCAGACGCTAAGACGCAGAGCCGATAACATGTGAGTAAAATCATAGTTGTCGGCTTTTTTGTTGTGATTTTGGTACTTTAAGGAATTAATTGCAGCTTCTGTGAAGTTGTAATCATGTAGAGGAGGAGAAGTAATGAAAAATATCATACAGATTAAAGCAGTAAAGAAAGCTTATAAAAACGTAGAAGTTCTAAAAGGAGTTGATTTGGAAGTTGAACAGGGAGGCATCTTTGCTTTACTAGGTTCTAATGGAGCAGGAAAAACAACGATAATCAGAATTATGGCTACTTTATTGAAAGCAGATTCCGGAAGTGTGACAATCGATGGGTTTGACACCAAGAAAAATTCCAGGGAAATTAGAGGCCTTATCAGCCTTACCGGTCAGTTTGCTGCCATTGATGAAATATTAACTGGAAGGGAGAATCTACAAATGATAGCAAAGCTTAGACATCTTAAGAACCATAAACAAATTGCAGAGGACCTGATTCGCTGTTTCAATATGTCAGAGGCAGCAGACCGCAGAGTGGGTACCTATTCCGGAGGCATGAAAAGAAGAATTGATATTGCTATGAGCCTTGTGGGAAATCCCAAGATTATATTCCTGGATGAACCTACGACAGGTCTTGACCCGGAAGCACGTCTAGAAGTCTGGAAAATTGTAAAAGAGTTATCTGCAGCAGGAACGACAGTATTCCTGACAACACAATATTTAGAGGAAGCAGAGCAGCTGGCTGATAAAATAGCTATTCTCCACGAAGGAAGAATAATCGCGAATGATACACTTGATGGGTTAAAACAGATATTTCCTCCTGCAAAAGTGGAATATGTTGAAAAACAACCTACTTTAGAGGAAATATTCTTAACCATCATTGGAAAAAAGGAGGAAAAATAAATGGAATCTATCAATAAATATTTTCTAAAAGATATGAGTGTTATGTTTGGGCGTTCTATGCGTCATATTTTTCGAAGTCTGGATACTATTATTACAGTATGTATTACTCCAGTTGCAATGATGTTACTATTTGTCTATGTATTTGGCGGTGCTATCGAAACTGGTACCGGAAATTATGTGAATTATCTTTTACCGGGAATTATGTTAATGGCTATTGGCAGTGGAATTGCATATGTGGCTTATCGTTTATTTATGGATAAACAGCGTGGTATTTTTGAACGATTTCATTCTATGCCTATTGCGCGTTCTGCCGTACTATGGGGGCATGTATTAACTTCAATAATATCGAATGGAATTTCAGTAGTTGTGATAATACTTGTAGCATTACTAATGGGTTTTCGTTCTTCGGCTGGAGTTTTGGATTGGCTGATTGTTTTTGGAATCCTAGGAATATTCACGCTAGCTCTAACTTGGATTGCTGTAATAGCGGGACTTGCAGCTAAAACACCGGATGGTGCAGGCGCATTTTCATATCCGATTATATTTTTACCGTTTATCAGTTCTGCGTTTGTACCAACTGATACAATGCCTTTAGCAGTTCGTGTATTTGCAGAAAACCAGCCTGTAACACCAATTGTAGAAGCAATCCGTAACCTGTTAGAGAACCAACCGGTTGGCAGGGATATTTGGTATGCCCTTGCATGGTGTATAGCAATAGCTGTTGTTGCTTATTTCTTTGCAATGAGAAGTTATAAGAAGCTATAATCTTGAATTAACACTTTCAGAGAACTATCAGATAAGTCCAATGTGATTCGAGAAATAAGCTACCTGCCCCAAATTATCTTTTGATTGTCTGGTAAGTTATGATAGAATTTGATAGAATAGTTTTAATCAATCTATACTTATTATCAGGAAGGAAAATCCATGGGTCATATAACTAGCAGAGATGCCTATAAAAATCTAGAAGAAAGAATCAATTGGTTTACACAAGGTGCGCCGGTATCAGACAGCCTTTATAAAATTTTGCAGGTTTTGTTTACTGAAAAAGAAGCTAAATGGATGGCACTATTGCCGGTTCGTCCATTCACTGCAAAAAAAGCAGCTAAAATCTGGAATACCAGTGAGGGAAAAGCAGAAGCGTTTTTGGAGCATCTTTGTGACAAAGCGTTGCTAGTGGATTCCTTTTATAAAGGGGTACGCCAATTTGTAATGCCGCCGCCAATGGCAGGTTTTATTGAATTTGCTTTAATGCGTACAAGAGGTGATATAGATCAGAAATATTTAAGTGAACTGTATTATCAATACATGAATGTGGAAGAAGATTTTGTAAAGGACTTGTTTTACGCAACAGAAACACATCTTGGACGAGTATACGTGCAGGAACCGGTTCTGACCAATCGTAACACAATTCATATCCTGGATTATGAAAGAGCAAGTCATATTGTGGAGGAAGCATCTCATATAGGTCTTGGAACATGTTATTGCAGGCATAAGATGTTACATGCAGGGCACCCATGCGAAATAGATGCTCCTTTGGATGTTTGTCTTACCTTTGGAAATGTTGCCCGTTCACTTGCAGAGCATGGGCAGCATGCAAGACTAATTGACAAGAAAGAGGCTATGGATGTATTAGAACGTTCTTATGCGGCGAATTTGGTGCAAATCGGTGAAAATGTACGTGAGGACCCGGCATTTATATGTAATTGCTGCGGCTGTTGTTGCGAAGCCCTGCAGGCTGCTAGAAAATTTAGTCCCATGCAGCCGGTGGCTACTACGAATTATATACCAAAAATATCGGATGAATGTGTGGGATGCGGCAAATGCGAAAAGGTATGTCCGGTATTAGCAATTTCAATAACAAGTGCAAATGAGGGTAAGACAGCGGTGGTGGATAAAGAGGTTTGTCTTGGTTGTGGTGTATGTGTACGCAGCTGCCCCAAAGGTGCAATAGAATTAGTACGCAGAGAGGTTCAAGTGATTACGCCGGTAAATAGTACCCATAGGTTTGTATTACAGGCAATTGAAAAAGGAACCCTCCAGAATCTAGTGTTCGATAATCAGGCATTTGCTAATCATCGTGCAATGGCAGCAGTATTTGGAGTTATCCTTAAATTACCGCCATTAAAGCAGATGTTAGCCAGTAAGCAGTTCAAATCCATCTATCTGGATAAGCTGTTATCTAATAAGAGTGAGAAAAGACCGTAAAAGTAAACAAAAAGAGACATTAACACCTATTTATACTGGGAATTAGGTGTTAATGTCTTTTCTTTTTTATTCATTGCTTTGCTGCTTTGAGTTACTTTGTTTTAGGTGTTGTATTCCCCAAGTATTCATCTCGTCTAAAATCGGCTTTAAAGATTGACCCAGTTCTGTAAGAGAATATTCGACCTTTGGCGGTACTTCGGGATATACCTTTCTGGAAATAATCCCATCCTCCTCCAGCTGCCGCAACTGCTGTGTCAGCATCTTCTGACTTATCTTATTGATTCCCTTGCTGAGATCATTAAATCTTTGCGTTCCGTTATTGAACAGATTTCTTAAAATAAGCACTTTCCATTTATGCCCGATTAGATTGACCGTATGTTCAATAGGGCAGGATTTATCACATGGCATTAATATCACTCCTTATTTATCGTTACTCAATACTTACTTTTTGGTTAGTATAGCACTAAATAGTGCCTTCTTGCAAATGGTTTGTGATGATATTATAGTAGGTTTATAACAATTGTCTAAGTTGTTGTTATACACCTAAAAACCAACATTAAATTTTAAAAAGGCAGGAATAATAAAATGGAAAAAATTAATATAGCTGATATTCTTGAATTTACCGCTGAAAAAAGCGCTCGTAAGGCAATCTTTAAGGCAGGAAGTCTGGATACAGGACTTTTGCTTTATGCTCCTGGGCAGACAACACCTGATCATAAGCATTCGGATATTGATGAAGTCTTTTATGTGATTTCCGGAAAAGGTACAATTTCAATAAACAAAGAAGAAATATCTGTAAAAGAGAAGGATATCATTTTTTCACCAGCTGGTGAGACCCATGGATTTCATAATACCAGTTCTGATAATTGGGTTGTACTTCAGATAAAAATTGACATATCATCAAAAGAATAGATATCCATAAATACAAGGTTGAAAAAGGAGGTATTATTTAATGTTTACAAGAATTGACCATGTTGCTTTTTCTGTAAGAGACAGGCAGAAGTCCATAGATTTTTATGAAAAAAACTTTGGGTTCAAGGCATATTACGAACATGACGTCCCGGGAGTTCCGAATCTTGAAAAGGTTGTTTACCTTCAGTTGGGTGATACCGTGCTAGAGTTTGAGCATTGGACAGATGGAAAGGAAAATAGAGGATACCATTTCTGCCTCATTAGTGATGATTTTGATTCGGATTATCAAAGGCTGAGAGCTGCAGGAATTCCAATTGTAACGAAACCGCACATTCCCGAGCCCAGAAAGCCTCAGGAGACAGGCTGGAAAAGAGTTGTCTTTCAAGGTCCCGATGGTGAGTTAATTGAATTCCGAGGGTGAAAATGGGATTATTTCTTATTACAATATTGCGGTTCATAGTTATCTGGAACCTAAAACCAGGCTGTTTTTTATTAACCAGCCTGGTAGTATATAATACTTTAACTACCATTTAAAGTACTACCTAAATGGCCTTTCCAGATAGAGTTATATAGGAACGAAACTATAAATCATGGGATAATTTCGTAAATGGTACCTTTATTATAATCGGATACTTTCATGGAGCCATAAACTCCTAAATATAATTTGGTTTGATCCAGATTCGTTCCCAAGCTGACATAATAGGATGATTCAGATCCAAAATCATAGTCTGTTTCAATAACACTATAATCCCCCAGTTTACAATCTGTGCTTACTCTGGTATAAGCTAAAGCACCTCTAACAGGCGGAGGAGAGTCTTCATCCTGAGCCAGGTCGGTAAATACAATGCTTCCCGATAAATCTGAGATTTCACTTCCCTCATAGGGCTGGACTCCTGTAAGTGCGGTTGCTCCGAATTTACCTGGCCGGGAATCTTGATGAAAATAGCTGATCAGCGGAGGAAGGCGCCGTACGGAAGTCTCAACGGCTTCATCATAATAAGCAAATACTTTTTCACTCAAAGTTGGATCTGCAGAACAATCGCGTATTACCGAAGTAGGAAAAGCACCTTCCCACCCTCGCCAACCAAAATTAACAAATCCTTCTTGCTCAGACTCTGTTTCCCCAAAAGAAGATTGCACAAGCTCAGTAACTGGTATTGGTTTATAATCAACGAATGAAAAAATAGATTCTACCAGATCCTGCCCGACATTCCCTACGTATTTGATATACCGATTGTAAAACCTTTGAAAAGAAATGCCCGGAATATTGCGGACTCCTTTTGCTATAACCGTAAGCGTCTCCTGAATAGGTAGGGGAAGTTCATCAAAACGTGTAACCACAGGTGGATTATCATAAAATATATTTTTCGTTATATCAATTTCAATTATTTTACCGGCAATTTCCATAGCATTCTGGCTTAAATTGAATGGATCATAGCCTAATCCCCCATCCCCTGTTGTTAATATAAGGTTACCTGTCTCAGGAGAGAAGTTTAAACTATTGACACCGTTGTGATTTAAAAAAGGTCTTCTTATGTTTAATAAAGTCCGTCGTTTTTGAGGTTGGGCATTTGATGGTAGAATCCATTCTTCAACAGTATCAATGTGATTATAGTTAACATCTCGATTTGTCCATTCCAGGTTTTGGGTGGCAGGGTCACATGGGTCGGGTTCAAAGGTTCCGGCAAGAGCACCCGGGCCTTGTGATCCGGCTGCCGAATAATGAAGATAGAACAGACCATTGTAGTAGAAGGCTGGATGAAACGCTAGTCCCAGTAAGCCCCGTTCATCATAGCCGCCGGAAGAAGCCCCTAATTCAAGGATGCGCGGGCGGATATCTAAGAATGTCTCTATCACTCCGTTTCCTATGTAAAAAATCTCCCCTACCTGGGTTGCGATAAATAATCTTTCTACTGTATCGCCCGGTAATATAGCCGTCTTCAAAACGGTGGGCAAATTTATATTACTTACCAGGGGCAATAAATTAACTTTAACTTTTATCAATGTCTTAACCTCATTCTATTGATTTCTTTAATAAAATATGATTAGAACGATTCTATTAGTACCATATAGGGATTACTATTATTTCTGCCGCTGTTATTTCAGATACTATCTCTTTTGCTACATCTGCATACGTCCATGGCAACTTTTTAATACTCTTTTTGTTTCGATACCTTTAAGTTCTTTACAGACTATGGATTGTTTTTTCCTCGAAGGAATGTCCGGTATTAGCTATTTTCAAGGCAAGATTAGAGTTGAAATATTTCCCAATTTACCATACAATATATTTAAGTTTATTAGCTACTTACAGGTACTGGTGAGTATGAAAAATCTACTTCTAAGTTTCTAGATTGGTCCATTTTATAAGAAAAAGAGCAGACACAGTCAAGCGCGTTTTTAAAATATATATTATCCTATCCATATAGGAGGTGCATAGGATGCATGCATGGGAAGCAATCCAGAAAACACTGGATTATATTGAGGAACATATAACAGAAGAAATAGAAATTGAAGAATTGGCTGATACTGCTTCGTTGTCCTTGTTTTACTATCAGAGATTGTTTAGTCGTTTGGTAAAAAAACCGGTACGTGAATATATTAAAATGCGGCGGATGGCTATCGTACTGGAAGTTCTGCAAAACAAGAATAAACGTATTCTTGATATTGCTTTGGAATACGGTTTTGGCAGTCATGAAACCTTTACAAGAGGGTTCAAAGAGTTGTATGGAATGACACCGGAGCAATATCGGGAAAAGCCGATTTCACTTAACCGGTTTGATAAACCTGATTTATTGCTTGGATATACACTAATTGATGAAGGTGTACCACTGATTAGTGAGGGTCTTGTTTTAGAAATGAACCGCAGGTTATTAAAGGAACCAATTTATTTTGTGGGTTTTTTTGATTATGTTCCAAATGCCGGGCAGTTGCCAGTTGGGGAATCGACCGGTGTTGATGTACCCGGAGAAATATGGCGACGCTTCCACCAGGAAAAGGCTTTGATTGCCCGAAAGGCGAATGGCCGCGAAATAGGGGTTGCATATTTGGGAGATGCTCCAACCGGATGTTTTACCTATTTCGCTGGAGCTGAAGTGGAAGAAGTGATTGAGGATGAGCATTTTCAGTCATGGCAGTTACCTGCCCGTGAATATATCGTTTGTGGCTTTGAAGCAAGTGATTTTCAAGAACTTGTTACGGTTGCCCTTAACAAGGCAATTAAGTATAGCGGGCTATGGCTTGAAAAGCATAACCTGACGATGGATGCCTTTTCACCTGAGATATATTACGGTAGCACACCGGAAGTCAGTTATATGGAATTGTATATACCTTTCATAAAAAAACAGTAATGAGAATAGCTCATATAGATTTAAAGGGACAGTTTCAGTATAATAGAGGGAGGTATAATGGGAGTAAAAACATACTTTGAAGTACAAAACTTTAAAGCAGTCAGATTCATAGGAAAAGAGGTTGTCGTTGGAAAGAAGAATCCTGTTCCGGAGTTATGGAATAATATTCTAAAGGATGGAACAAACGATTTTCTGCAAAACTTGCCTGAACGCGTATCTCCCCTTGGAGATACCATTGGATGGATGGGGGAATATAATCCCCAGACAAAAGAGTTTGTATATATTGCCGGAGTATTTGCCAAGCCGGATGCAATTGTACCTGATGGATTCTCTTACCGTGATATTCCTGACTGTCTCATGGGAATTGGTTGGATACAAGGAAATACCTCTCATCTGGAAAAAGGAGCTCATACTAAGACAGAGAAGGTAATGAGAGAAAATGGCTATGTACCGGATTATTCAGTTGTTGGAATATCCATGGAATACTACTCCTTTGAGAAGTATGCGAAAATAGTAGAGGACGGGAATAATCTCTTTACTTTTGGATATTATCTGCCGTGTAAAAAACTGGAATATTAGTGGTATTAAGATTAATGTACAAACTCCCAATGATGGATAGCTTTATCCTATAAGAAAGAAGGAAAATGTCATATGATAGAACTTACCTTTGGCGAAAGCCCTGCCGGTGCTCTTAAGCTTGCAAAATCAAGGAAGCAGGGAGAAAATGTAGGCGGTGCAGTCGCTGTGTTTGGAGGTACTGAAAATGAACAACGTGAAGCGATGAAACCTCATAGATGGTCTGGTATGACAATGGAAGGCAGTTCTAAGGATGTCATCGCATTAACATTGGAGTTGGACATCGGTGATATTTCGGAAGTGGATTCCGATATTAGTAAGCGTAGAAAGATGTTTGACAATCTTTTTACGGATTTTCCAGAGGAGCTTGAAAGAATAAAGAAGCAAAATCAGTATGCTATGCTCCGTCTTCAAGAAGCGAAAACCTCGCTGGAACCCATTCGAATGTGGATAAGTACCAGTGATCCCGCTGAAATGTGCGGTATGTATTTTATATGTCATCTGATGTCAGATTCCAAGACACCACTTTCCGTTGTATCTATTCCAACACAGCTTGAGAGTGATAACTGTATTATATGGTATCGCAGTACGGGAGAAGTAGATGCAGAAAAATTTGGAGCATTTGTTCAATATGAGGAAGCGGTAAGCGGATTACAGCGAAGTGTCTATGCGGGGTTATGGCGTGACCTGGTGCTTGAAAATGCACCTTTGCGTGCAATTATAAATGGTTGTGTAATTAGTGTACCGATTGAATTTTATGATTTTACTCTTCTTGCTAACATCTCAGAGGAACCTATAAGAATTGGACAAGTAATTGGCAAAATAATAGGCCAAGTACCAGGAGTTGGTGACCGTTTGCTATATTTACGAATAGAAGCATTAATACAGTCAGGTGAGTTCATAAAACTTTCCGTAGGGACTGGTGACCATCCTTATTCCGTAGTTATTAAACGAAATGATAAGAAAAGCAAGAAATTCCATTGACAAATAAATACTTCGGAGTTAGAATTAATTTAGTTCGAAGGAGGAAGTATATTGCAGTTAAATCAAAATAACATGGAAGACATCTTATTTGAATATATAGAACAATTTCGCCTTATTATTTCACCTGAAACCTGGGGAAATGTCTTGATGGAGTGCTCAAAAAATGAAATGCTGGTGTTACTTTTTCTCTATCGAAAAGGCGAAAGCAATATGTCACAGGTTGCAGAATATCTATGTACTCCCCTGAATACCGCCACAGGTATTATTACAAGGATGGAGAATAAGAAGATGGTTTCAAGAATCCGTAATGTAGACGATAAGCGGGTGGTAACCCTTATTTTAGCGGATGCTGGAAAGCAGCAAATCAATGAAATAATTAAGAACTTTGCCTATTATGGTCAGCTGTTAATGAAGGATTTGACGCAGGAGGAATTGAAAATCCTTCATAATGTACTGGATAAAGTAATTAATATGCTGCGGAATGTGAATCATAAAGACACCCAAGAGGTGACTAAAAAGATAAGAAAGATAACAATTGAATAGAATATACAAAGAATAGAGTGCGAACTTAAGGTTCGCTTCTCTAAGAATATATACTTCGGTACTCGAAATATTCGAAAGATGAATTATTTTAGTATTAAATAAAAGTATCAAAACAATTAAGAAATAAAAGTAAAGGAAAGTATAAGAAAAAACGGAGGTGTTTTATGACCAGAATGCTTATATTCACAGGAAAAGGTGGAGTTGGAAAAACAAGTGTTGCTGCCGCCCATGCAAGAAATTCATCCAACGAAGGTAAAAAGACATTAATTGTAAGTACGGATATGGCTCATAGTCTTAATGATATATTTGACTTACGAATTGGAAAAACCATTCAAAAAGTATCTGACAATTTATATGCCCTTGAGATTGATCCAAGTTACGTAATGGAGGAAGATTTTGCAGATATGAAGCAGGCTCTTATTAAAGTCATTGAATCATCTGGAATACCGATTGGTAATATTGGAGAGTTATCAATATTTCCGGGAATGGATGAGCTTTTTTCACTCTTGAAGCTGAAGGAAATCTATGCAAGTGGAGAATATGACCGAATTATCGTTGATTGTGCTCCTACGGGTGAAACACTTGCCCTGCTTAAATTTCCGGAGTTACTTGCATGGTATATGGAAAAGTTCTTTCCCATAGGTAAAGTCGCTATGAAAATTTTAGCACCGATATCAAAAACAGTTTTCAAGATTCAATTACCGGATAGCGATGCCATGACAGATATAGAGAGATTATATAGGAAACTGATAGAATTACAGGAATTTTTGAAGGACCGTAAAACGACATCAATACGGATTGTTACAATGCCAGAAAAAATGGTGGTTGAGGAAACTAAGCGAAACTTTATGTATATGAACCTTTATGATTATCATGTGGATGGCATTTACATTAACCGCATTTTACCTAAAGATATGGATAACCCATTCTTTATTGATTGGATAGCAATTCAGAATCAATATATTGAAGAACTGGAAGCAGTCTTTGATGGCATGCCTATTTATAAAATTCCTTGGTTCGACACGGACTTAAACGGGTTATCCGGCGTAGATCGTATTGAACAAAATGTTTTGAAAGGCAGAGATGTA
It includes:
- a CDS encoding Gfo/Idh/MocA family protein, translating into MEKIKIGIIGTGSISEQHIEAYKNNENVELYAFCDINEERLKFMADKYKVKRTFTDMNEMLSLKEVDAVSVCTWNSAHAPCTIAALNAGKHVLCEKPMSVSQEDAQAMKEAAEKNSKLLMIGFVRRYGNDCGILKEFIESDYFGEIYYAKATYLRRNGNPGGWFGDKSRSGGGPLIDLGVHVIDLVRFLMGNPKPVSVYGTTFKKLDDRRNIKGKKQYIASRTTNNDICDVEDLASAMIRFDNGAVLSIEASFSLNIKKDEGKIELFGTKGGAKLDPELELYTEVNDYLADVKLDAQTSLSFDGLFAKEIDHFVSCITDQIPCKSPAQDGIEIMAILDAIYKSAATGHEVIL
- a CDS encoding sugar phosphate isomerase/epimerase family protein yields the protein MKISASTYSFGNMLYSGEISQLDCIRKAKDIGFDAIEFVDILAPEGTSKEEYAKRLSDECKHLNMPVSSFTFGADLLNGSEGNIHHEIERVKKMVDIAVILGAKVIRHDATTGDGRSFDSILPFLADTCHEITIYAASKGVRTTVENHGFFCQDSDRMEKLYNAVNHENFGLLLDMGNFLCADEAPEKAFGRLAPYAFYAHAKDFHMKSAMLPDPGEGFFKTRSGNYLRGAIVGHGDVPVLHCIKALKNARYDGYISIEFEGMEENMKALTIGMNNLRRYIKEA
- a CDS encoding PadR family transcriptional regulator, which produces MENITEMLKGVLEGCVLEIISHEETYGYEITRRLNALGFSDVVDGTVYTILVRLEKNKLVNIEKKPSDMGPPRKFFTLNDEGRAELQNFWDRWEFVASRINELKEKKE
- a CDS encoding DUF1048 domain-containing protein, which translates into the protein MNFWEKITGSDMKKEFKELEARVKELPVDYQTAWDKINVNLWSYSDFTGRNLMPILDGVLGLLEETAAEGQSVQEALGDDIKGFCFALVDKEGAKSYRDKWREQLNNNVAKKLGR
- a CDS encoding DUF1048 domain-containing protein, giving the protein MSIQDIIEGKKEWRAHMARVKGLPQEYQIVYKEIQKYLYKVGPVELTEGTGLLSGIVDLFEEGAAMRKDVLEVTGSDVAAFCDDLIKDSKTYADIYQESANEDVYKAIKKSSDK
- a CDS encoding cysteine-rich KTR domain-containing protein, translating into MGKYDWILCPVCGNKTRVKIREDTVLQNFPLFCPKCKQETMINVKQLNISIIKEPDAKTQSR
- a CDS encoding ABC transporter ATP-binding protein; this encodes MKNIIQIKAVKKAYKNVEVLKGVDLEVEQGGIFALLGSNGAGKTTIIRIMATLLKADSGSVTIDGFDTKKNSREIRGLISLTGQFAAIDEILTGRENLQMIAKLRHLKNHKQIAEDLIRCFNMSEAADRRVGTYSGGMKRRIDIAMSLVGNPKIIFLDEPTTGLDPEARLEVWKIVKELSAAGTTVFLTTQYLEEAEQLADKIAILHEGRIIANDTLDGLKQIFPPAKVEYVEKQPTLEEIFLTIIGKKEEK
- a CDS encoding ABC transporter permease, with translation MESINKYFLKDMSVMFGRSMRHIFRSLDTIITVCITPVAMMLLFVYVFGGAIETGTGNYVNYLLPGIMLMAIGSGIAYVAYRLFMDKQRGIFERFHSMPIARSAVLWGHVLTSIISNGISVVVIILVALLMGFRSSAGVLDWLIVFGILGIFTLALTWIAVIAGLAAKTPDGAGAFSYPIIFLPFISSAFVPTDTMPLAVRVFAENQPVTPIVEAIRNLLENQPVGRDIWYALAWCIAIAVVAYFFAMRSYKKL